A single genomic interval of Lathyrus oleraceus cultivar Zhongwan6 chromosome 7, CAAS_Psat_ZW6_1.0, whole genome shotgun sequence harbors:
- the LOC127102930 gene encoding uncharacterized protein LOC127102930, which translates to MGEDEKIACYVSKVQNLVHLMKNCGETITDKMIVEKVICTLTSHFDHVIVVIQESSNLETLMLEDLTGSLEARELRIVERKGIQHSIGAQQAQTWKKRGASNKFKDKTQSKKSWSNSQKHKVDSESSKRGEGTSTNKEEKKVVNEHVNSKTWFLDTGCSNHMTDRRKWLIDFDKSKKSKIKLVDNSSLQAKGTDEIIIQRSNYGKSMIKNVLYVPRMKCNFLSVGQMVEKGFSVVMKNGPLELFDTKNNLVLKTPL; encoded by the exons ATGGGAGAAGACGAAAAGATTGCATGTTATGTTTCTAAGGTGCAGAATCTTGTTCATCTCATGAAAAATTGTGGTGAAACCAtaactgataagatgatagttgagaaggtaatATGTACGTTaacctctcactttgatcacgTTATAGTTGTTATTCAAGAATCCAGCAATCTTGAAACACTGATGTTGGAAGATTTGACTGGTTCGTTGGAGGCGCGTGAGTTGAGAATTGTTGAAAGAAAGGGCATTCAACATTCGATAGGGGCACAACAGGCTCAAACATGGAAGAAGCGTGGTGCTTCTAACAAGTTCAAAGACAAGACTCAAAGTAAGAAGTCTTGGTCAAACTCTCAGAAGCATAAGGTCGATTCTGAATCCTCCAAAAGAGGAGAAGGAACTTCGACTaataaagaagaaaagaaag TTGTAAATGAACATGTCAACTCCAAGACCTGGTTCCTCGACACAGGTTGTTCGAACCACATGACTGATCGAAGAAAGTGGTTAATAGATTTCGACAAATCGAAGAAGAGCAAGATAAAACTTGTAGATAATAGCTCGTTGCAAGCAAAAGGTACAGATGAAATAATTATTCAGAGGAGCAATTATGGAAAATCTATGATCAAAAATGTACTCTACGTACCTAGAATGAAGTGCAATTTTCTTAGTGTGGGACAAATGGTCGAAAAAGGTTTCTCAGTCGTGATGAAAAATGGACCCTTAGAACTGTTCGACACAAAGAATAATTTGGTCTTAAAGACTCCTTTGTAG